One segment of Candidatus Melainabacteria bacterium DNA contains the following:
- the ftcD gene encoding glutamate formimidoyltransferase — translation MRLVECVPNFSEGRNEKVINAIADAIRSVSGVNLLDVDPGWSTNRTVITFVGDPEAAVEAAFQSIAAASTLIDMRRHTGEHPRMGATDVCPFIPVSGITMEECAALAEQLGKRVGDELKIPIYLYAEAAKREDRRSLADIRKGEYEGLAAKMTGADFRPDFGPESFNATSGATVIGARPFLIAYNVNLNTRSKKLANEIALNIREAGRTKKNAKGETERNADGSPVKVPGLLKACRAVGWYVDEYERAQVSINLVDYHQTSLEDAFDACCKEAEKLGIRVTGSEIVGLVPLEPMLNAGRHYLQKQGRSTGVSRKELLSVAIQSLGLADLAPFDPQQKIIEFRVDKPAKLLSEQKVTDFLDELASESAAPGGGSVAALCGSLSASLSSMVANLTFEKKGFESHKGLMNDLAEQSQRLKHEFMLAIDEDMQAFNKIIDARRLPKASPEEAKARDAAILEANKLATTVPLNVLRKTVPLLEFADTVVEKGNPNSLSDSGVAALTALAAAEGAFFNVLINIGGLSSTAEAADFCASTRKQADELIEEVRKKAEYIRSKVLSRL, via the coding sequence ATGCGCCTGGTTGAATGCGTTCCGAATTTTAGCGAAGGGCGAAATGAAAAGGTGATCAATGCGATTGCTGATGCTATTCGCTCTGTCAGTGGAGTCAATTTGCTCGACGTCGATCCGGGATGGAGCACCAATCGCACAGTAATCACATTTGTCGGTGATCCGGAAGCTGCTGTTGAAGCTGCTTTTCAGTCGATTGCTGCGGCTTCCACCTTAATCGACATGCGACGACACACTGGGGAGCATCCACGCATGGGCGCCACTGACGTGTGTCCGTTCATACCTGTAAGCGGCATCACTATGGAAGAGTGCGCCGCTTTAGCAGAGCAACTCGGAAAGCGAGTCGGTGATGAGCTGAAGATTCCCATTTATCTGTACGCCGAAGCTGCTAAGCGCGAGGACCGCCGCAGTTTAGCTGACATTCGCAAGGGCGAGTACGAGGGACTGGCAGCAAAGATGACAGGTGCTGACTTCCGCCCTGATTTCGGTCCTGAGAGTTTTAACGCAACCAGTGGTGCCACCGTAATTGGTGCAAGACCGTTTCTGATTGCTTACAATGTCAATCTCAATACCAGATCTAAAAAGCTTGCCAACGAAATTGCCCTCAATATCCGTGAGGCTGGCCGCACCAAGAAAAACGCCAAGGGCGAAACCGAGCGCAATGCCGACGGCTCGCCTGTGAAAGTGCCCGGACTTTTGAAAGCGTGCCGAGCTGTGGGCTGGTATGTGGATGAGTACGAGCGGGCTCAAGTTTCGATCAATCTGGTTGATTATCACCAGACATCCCTGGAAGATGCGTTCGATGCCTGTTGTAAGGAGGCTGAGAAGTTAGGAATTCGTGTCACCGGCAGCGAAATAGTTGGGCTTGTGCCTCTCGAACCGATGTTGAACGCCGGGCGTCATTACTTGCAAAAGCAGGGACGGTCGACTGGCGTTTCTCGCAAGGAACTTCTCAGCGTTGCTATTCAATCACTGGGGCTTGCTGATCTGGCGCCTTTCGATCCCCAGCAAAAGATAATTGAGTTTCGCGTCGATAAACCGGCAAAGCTTTTAAGTGAGCAAAAGGTCACCGATTTTCTCGATGAGCTGGCATCGGAGTCGGCTGCGCCGGGTGGCGGGAGCGTTGCTGCTTTATGTGGCTCTCTCTCTGCTTCATTATCATCAATGGTTGCTAATTTGACTTTCGAAAAGAAGGGTTTTGAAAGCCACAAAGGATTGATGAACGATCTGGCTGAGCAGTCTCAGCGGCTCAAGCACGAATTCATGCTGGCCATCGATGAGGATATGCAAGCATTCAATAAAATCATTGATGCTCGTCGGTTGCCTAAAGCTTCGCCGGAAGAGGCAAAAGCTCGTGACGCCGCGATACTGGAAGCAAACAAATTGGCGACCACGGTTCCTCTCAATGTGCTCCGAAAAACCGTTCCTTTATTGGAGTTTGCCGATACGGTTGTCGAGAAGGGCAATCCTAATTCATTGAGTGATTCCGGTGTGGCCGCTCTGACTGCTCTGGCAGCAGCCGAGGGGGCTTTCTTCAATGTCCTGATCAACATTGGTGGACTTTCATCTACCGCTGAAGCCGCCGATTTCTGCGCTTCTACTCGCAAACAAGCCGACGAGTTAATCGAAGAAGTGAGGAAAAAGGCGGAGTATATACGATCGAAGGTACTCTCCCGCCTATAA
- a CDS encoding M50 family peptidase: MRLYPPPAGRLPNSIMEMIGFPATLAGLLYKRNRELQEAAMKEPKPTASKQKSKQKLVEDPTPLSAAEKLALLSAEVEQEAAAVEKSRSIAPVTGSSSGLTQTSAASDRQEITESEKSNAWAFWLITILSLFLYNAPIVGLLLSPISTFATMVHEMSHALVCIFTGGYVSGMTIVSDGSGHGGLTFCRGGLPFFYTQAGYLGTAVFGCLLIFLGQFKKISKGILMFMGGTIGLASIFLVGLNVLNTGWQGFLSMIAGLMLSGFLVWAGVKWRSHYANLLLLFLAVQTALNSVTSIVYLAQVSLGLTPFASFSDATSMQDMTGLPAGFWSIIWVLMSVAMLGATLYYTYGRNLIKKSQ, from the coding sequence ATGCGCCTTTATCCGCCGCCAGCTGGCCGTCTGCCGAATAGTATTATGGAAATGATTGGATTTCCAGCGACACTTGCAGGGCTGCTGTATAAACGTAATAGAGAGTTGCAGGAAGCAGCGATGAAGGAACCGAAACCGACAGCCTCAAAACAAAAATCCAAGCAAAAGTTGGTCGAAGATCCAACTCCTTTGAGCGCTGCCGAAAAACTGGCGCTGCTCAGTGCTGAGGTAGAGCAGGAAGCTGCCGCAGTAGAGAAATCCAGAAGCATCGCGCCCGTCACTGGCAGTAGCAGTGGCCTTACTCAGACAAGCGCAGCCAGCGACAGGCAGGAAATTACAGAGTCGGAGAAATCAAACGCCTGGGCATTTTGGTTAATCACAATTCTCAGCTTGTTTCTCTATAATGCACCGATTGTCGGTCTGCTGCTCTCGCCGATCAGCACGTTTGCAACCATGGTGCATGAGATGTCTCACGCGCTCGTGTGTATTTTCACAGGCGGTTACGTCAGCGGAATGACGATTGTTTCCGATGGCAGTGGGCATGGCGGGCTCACATTCTGCCGAGGCGGACTGCCATTCTTCTATACACAAGCAGGTTATTTGGGAACTGCGGTGTTCGGTTGCTTGCTTATATTCCTCGGGCAATTCAAAAAGATATCCAAGGGAATTTTGATGTTCATGGGCGGAACAATAGGTTTAGCGAGCATTTTTCTCGTCGGACTAAATGTTCTGAATACTGGCTGGCAGGGCTTCTTGAGCATGATAGCCGGGCTCATGTTGTCTGGGTTCCTGGTCTGGGCGGGAGTAAAATGGCGTTCACATTATGCCAACTTGCTGCTCCTGTTTCTGGCAGTGCAAACGGCGCTCAATAGCGTTACAAGCATCGTTTATCTGGCCCAGGTTTCTCTGGGATTGACACCATTTGCATCGTTCTCAGACGCCACCAGCATGCAAGACATGACCGGGCTCCCTGCTGGTTTCTGGAGCATCATCTGGGTACTGATGTCAGTAGCGATGCTCGGTGCAACACTCTACTACACGTATGGTCGCAACCTGATCAAGAAGTCGCAATAA